The proteins below come from a single Candidatus Falkowbacteria bacterium genomic window:
- a CDS encoding LytR C-terminal domain-containing protein has translation MQKIELNKIKNSSLWRWRYALIFAAYSFVFLSIFISVSKFLAKEINRSFGQPSLETEGVTTTLDLQGYERLAAKLKLATSTPEASPTSTESLATSTTAIEVAMESATTTATTSAQAAPLAQPVKRLSIHIANSTKKSGLASKLKNSLSSKLDADFKTDNLPPPLKQTVIRYKLGVSDETLEAVKLGVSAQYDAITEIAGNDAAYDLEIIIGLK, from the coding sequence ATGCAGAAAATCGAGTTGAATAAAATAAAGAACTCCTCCCTGTGGCGTTGGCGCTATGCCCTTATTTTTGCGGCGTATTCATTTGTTTTCTTGTCAATCTTCATCTCCGTCAGTAAATTCTTGGCCAAGGAAATCAACCGCAGCTTCGGCCAGCCTTCCTTGGAAACGGAAGGCGTTACCACGACCCTGGATCTTCAGGGTTATGAACGCCTTGCTGCCAAGCTCAAGTTGGCGACTTCAACCCCAGAGGCCTCACCTACCTCAACCGAATCTCTAGCCACCTCGACCACAGCCATTGAAGTGGCCATGGAATCGGCGACAACAACTGCCACCACGTCCGCACAAGCCGCCCCCCTTGCCCAGCCGGTAAAAAGACTCTCTATCCATATCGCCAACAGCACTAAAAAATCCGGTTTGGCCAGCAAATTAAAAAACTCGCTTTCATCCAAGCTGGATGCGGACTTCAAGACAGACAACCTGCCGCCACCGCTCAAGCAGACTGTCATCAGGTACAAGCTGGGTGTGTCAGATGAAACCTTGGAAGCCGTCAAGCTGGGCGTCTCTGCCCAATATGACGCCATCACCGAAATTGCTGGAAATGACGCCGCCTATGACCTGGAAATAATTATCGGGTTGAAATAA
- a CDS encoding prepilin-type N-terminal cleavage/methylation domain-containing protein, giving the protein MKIIIDNKGFTLLEVLIYTALLALLATILTNAILMLSRSRGQVVVKSEINQGLRFAAERIKRDVSASSTLITPAFAGATSSSLVLSNSGANITYCVADYQLRRQAGGACNASSEAITGSSARVGTPVFTRLENPSTVFSKKIVTLEIRLSASSTAASPDWQYGQSLRTTIDFHQDF; this is encoded by the coding sequence ATGAAAATCATTATCGATAATAAAGGCTTCACCTTGCTTGAGGTGCTGATATACACGGCGCTTTTGGCTCTGCTTGCGACTATTCTCACCAATGCCATATTGATGCTTTCGCGCAGCCGAGGACAGGTAGTGGTCAAGTCGGAAATAAACCAGGGCCTGCGGTTTGCTGCTGAACGGATCAAGCGTGATGTTTCCGCTTCTTCAACTTTGATTACGCCGGCATTTGCCGGCGCCACAAGCAGTTCGCTTGTACTGTCAAATTCCGGCGCCAACATCACCTATTGCGTCGCTGATTACCAGCTCAGGAGACAAGCTGGCGGAGCGTGCAATGCTTCATCTGAAGCCATAACCGGAAGCTCAGCCCGTGTCGGCACCCCAGTCTTTACCAGGCTGGAAAATCCCAGCACCGTATTCAGCAAAAAGATAGTCACGCTTGAAATCAGGCTCAGCGCTAGCTCAACCGCTGCCTCCCCGGATTGGCAATATGGCCAGAGTCTCAGGACTACGATCGATTTTCATCAGGATTTTTAA